From a single Candidatus Nanopelagicales bacterium genomic region:
- a CDS encoding NAD(P)-binding domain-containing protein, producing MKIVVCGRGNVGSALGESAAELGHVVTYAVRDPSRADETAIPGGADDADVVILAVPFAVAADTAALLAPGKSTIVVDATNPFGAPLPSGAASGAATIAGALGPGVRLVKAFNVLGAENMREPQFPAGRALLPVAGDDDEARQSVVELARAMGYEAVAVGGLANAGLLEEAARYWGLLAFAGGLGRHFALGALTR from the coding sequence ATGAAGATCGTGGTGTGTGGTCGGGGCAATGTGGGTTCTGCCTTGGGTGAATCCGCCGCAGAACTCGGACATGTGGTGACGTACGCAGTCCGAGATCCCAGCCGCGCCGACGAGACGGCTATCCCCGGCGGAGCCGACGACGCTGATGTGGTGATCCTTGCGGTGCCGTTCGCAGTCGCCGCAGACACGGCTGCTTTGCTGGCTCCCGGGAAGTCCACCATCGTGGTCGATGCCACCAACCCCTTCGGGGCACCCCTGCCCTCCGGGGCGGCCTCCGGTGCCGCGACCATTGCCGGGGCATTGGGCCCAGGCGTGCGACTCGTCAAGGCTTTCAATGTGCTGGGAGCCGAGAACATGCGCGAGCCCCAGTTCCCCGCCGGTCGGGCGTTGCTGCCCGTCGCCGGTGATGACGACGAGGCTCGCCAGTCTGTCGTGGAACTCGCCCGGGCCATGGGCTACGAGGCCGTCGCCGTCGGCGGACTCGCCAACGCGGGGCTGCTCGAGGAAGCCGCCCGCTACTGGGGGCTTCTCGCTTTCGCGGGTGGGCTGGGGCGCCACTTCGCCCTGGGAGCCTTGACCCGCTGA
- the malQ gene encoding 4-alpha-glucanotransferase: MDDALARLADRYGVATEYWDQQGNHRQVSPDTVVAVLAALGVSAATPVEVDAATTEAELRSWHRVLPPVYVHRRSRTGRIWVHVPHGTTITAHLVWEDGSGSRPATQVEHFVQPREIGDVLVGEAAFEIPADLPLGYHQFQVRTEQGIAYCPLIVTPDRLPDVEPGWGLMVQLYSVRSRRSWGLGDLGDLAELTRQAAEFDGDFVLVNPLYAGSPVEPIEQSPYLPVTRRFPDPLYLDIDRIAAGLSLSEAERQRLSDLHEQVPSIAADRIDRSHIWPVKRAALEELWAAADRDDPEFLMFVSDGGVGLQDFALWCALAEQHGPRWGEWPEDLRDVRAPAVTARFAELEERVQFYSWMQYQLDRQLAQTQSAAEAAGMGIGIIHDIAVGVHPDGCDTWRLAGVVAANTSVGAPPDMYNPMGQDWSSPPWLPEALADAAFVPYRDMIRTTLRHAGGIRIDHVLGLYRQWWIPEGFPPDQGTYVAMDHEALVGILALEADRVGAVVIGEDLGTVADWMRADMADRGILGTGVLWFERGHTITPPEHWRAQSLTSVTVHDLPPSAGYAAGEHIDVRERLGLLHGTVEEERRDHATEIAEWRRLLHERGWIAQVDAPIAEFVVGLHRCLAASPAVLLGVALPDLTGEVRTQNQPGTHREYPNWSIPLGDGCGRTVPVEELADQELWAQILDVVNR, from the coding sequence ATGGATGATGCTCTGGCTCGACTGGCAGACCGCTACGGAGTTGCCACCGAGTACTGGGACCAACAGGGCAATCACCGCCAGGTGTCGCCGGACACCGTCGTCGCGGTCCTCGCCGCTCTCGGGGTCTCAGCCGCGACTCCCGTCGAGGTCGATGCCGCGACCACAGAGGCGGAGCTGAGGTCCTGGCATCGGGTGCTGCCACCGGTCTACGTCCACCGCCGCTCCCGCACCGGCCGCATTTGGGTGCACGTTCCGCACGGAACCACGATCACCGCTCACCTGGTGTGGGAGGACGGCAGCGGATCCCGACCCGCGACCCAAGTCGAGCACTTCGTGCAGCCACGCGAGATCGGCGATGTGCTCGTCGGCGAGGCAGCGTTCGAGATCCCCGCCGATCTGCCGCTCGGCTATCACCAGTTCCAGGTGCGAACCGAGCAGGGGATCGCCTACTGCCCGCTGATCGTGACCCCGGACCGACTCCCCGACGTCGAGCCCGGCTGGGGTCTCATGGTGCAGCTGTACTCGGTGCGCTCCCGCCGGTCGTGGGGGCTGGGCGATCTGGGCGACCTGGCTGAGCTCACGCGTCAGGCGGCCGAGTTCGATGGCGATTTCGTGCTGGTGAATCCGTTGTATGCGGGCAGCCCTGTCGAGCCGATCGAGCAGTCCCCGTACCTGCCGGTGACCCGCCGGTTCCCCGATCCGCTGTACCTGGACATCGACCGCATCGCCGCCGGCCTGAGCCTGAGCGAAGCCGAGCGTCAGCGGCTGTCCGATCTGCACGAACAGGTCCCGTCGATCGCCGCCGACAGGATCGATCGATCCCACATCTGGCCCGTGAAACGCGCCGCGCTCGAGGAGTTGTGGGCCGCGGCTGATCGCGATGATCCGGAATTCCTGATGTTCGTGTCTGACGGGGGAGTCGGGCTCCAGGACTTCGCGCTGTGGTGCGCTCTCGCCGAACAGCACGGCCCCAGATGGGGTGAGTGGCCCGAGGATCTGCGCGATGTCCGGGCGCCCGCCGTCACCGCGCGGTTCGCCGAACTCGAAGAGCGAGTCCAGTTCTACAGTTGGATGCAGTACCAACTCGACCGACAGTTGGCGCAGACTCAGTCCGCGGCGGAGGCCGCCGGCATGGGCATCGGAATCATCCACGACATCGCGGTGGGCGTCCATCCCGACGGTTGCGACACCTGGCGGCTCGCTGGCGTCGTGGCCGCGAACACGAGCGTGGGTGCGCCACCGGACATGTACAACCCGATGGGCCAGGACTGGTCCTCGCCTCCCTGGCTTCCCGAAGCGCTCGCCGATGCCGCTTTCGTGCCCTATCGGGACATGATTCGGACGACGCTGCGCCACGCCGGTGGCATCAGGATCGACCATGTGCTGGGTCTGTACCGACAGTGGTGGATTCCCGAGGGGTTCCCGCCCGATCAGGGCACGTACGTGGCCATGGACCATGAGGCACTGGTCGGGATTCTCGCGTTGGAGGCCGACCGCGTCGGTGCAGTCGTGATCGGGGAGGACCTGGGTACGGTGGCCGACTGGATGCGAGCGGACATGGCCGACCGCGGGATCCTCGGCACCGGGGTGTTGTGGTTCGAACGCGGCCACACGATCACGCCCCCCGAGCATTGGCGGGCTCAGTCGCTGACCAGCGTCACGGTGCACGACCTGCCACCTTCGGCCGGCTACGCGGCCGGGGAACACATCGACGTGCGGGAGCGGCTCGGCTTGCTGCACGGGACAGTAGAAGAGGAACGGCGGGACCATGCCACGGAGATTGCTGAGTGGCGGCGACTCCTGCACGAGCGCGGCTGGATCGCGCAGGTCGATGCTCCGATCGCCGAGTTCGTGGTCGGTCTGCACCGATGCCTCGCGGCGAGTCCCGCCGTCCTGCTTGGGGTCGCTCTGCCGGATCTGACCGGTGAGGTTCGCACCCAGAACCAGCCGGGCACACATCGCGAGTACCCGAACTGGTCGATCCCTCTCGGCGATGGCTGCGGTCGGACGGTGCCGGTCGAGGAGCTCGCCGACCAAGAACTGTGGGCCCAGATCCTCGACGTCGTCAACAGGTGA
- a CDS encoding amidase family protein, with translation MLTDLGHEVRDIERPFTPEAVPAFETVWRVGAAALPLTDSQVDLLTPLTRHLRELGQQYSAADLALAVSVMRRAAAQAIEATSGCDVLLTPTLAQLPAELAGLRLDHDPAEDFENQKRFTPFTAPFNVSGQPAISVPVHHTDRGLPVGVQLVGRPRDEWTIISLAAQMERAVQWHLRMPDLRGPHG, from the coding sequence GTGCTCACCGACCTCGGCCACGAGGTCCGCGACATCGAGCGGCCGTTCACCCCAGAGGCGGTTCCCGCTTTCGAGACCGTGTGGCGGGTGGGCGCGGCCGCGCTGCCACTCACCGACTCGCAGGTGGATCTACTCACCCCACTGACCCGTCACCTGCGCGAACTGGGACAGCAATACAGTGCGGCCGACCTCGCGCTCGCTGTCTCCGTGATGAGACGGGCTGCGGCACAGGCGATCGAGGCGACGTCCGGATGCGACGTTCTGCTGACTCCGACCTTGGCGCAACTGCCCGCCGAGTTGGCCGGGCTGCGACTGGACCATGATCCAGCCGAGGACTTCGAGAACCAGAAGCGGTTCACCCCGTTCACGGCCCCCTTCAACGTCAGCGGTCAACCGGCCATCAGCGTTCCCGTGCATCACACGGACCGCGGACTACCGGTGGGTGTGCAGTTGGTAGGGCGCCCTCGCGACGAATGGACGATCATCTCGCTCGCTGCGCAGATGGAGCGGGCCGTGCAGTGGCATCTGCGCATGCCCGACCTGCGGGGCCCGCATGGATGA
- a CDS encoding lipopolysaccharide assembly protein LapA domain-containing protein has product MAVPGGKDGRPIPDKDFVQGKPQVVSGEAPAPPWRRWARFTAWVVLALIVLVFIFTNSQPVPVNFVIFRVDSAPLWIVLVVVLLIGIILGWMASWWTRRRRRANVRD; this is encoded by the coding sequence ATGGCGGTTCCAGGTGGCAAGGACGGGCGGCCCATCCCCGACAAGGACTTCGTGCAGGGCAAGCCCCAGGTTGTCAGCGGCGAGGCCCCCGCACCGCCGTGGCGTCGCTGGGCCCGCTTCACCGCCTGGGTGGTGCTCGCGCTGATCGTGCTGGTGTTCATCTTCACCAACTCCCAACCGGTGCCGGTCAACTTCGTGATCTTCCGGGTCGACTCCGCGCCGCTGTGGATCGTGCTCGTGGTCGTCCTGCTCATCGGCATCATCCTCGGGTGGATGGCATCGTGGTGGACCCGGCGGCGTCGCCGGGCGAATGTCCGCGACTGA
- a CDS encoding prolyl oligopeptidase family serine peptidase, with protein MTSDHAPRLPLVDDYHGTPVGDPYRWLEDPATFPEGDATQWRQWRQDWDRAQADRYQQEAAQWRRRDDFAGILTNLLAGGYQGLPVWRGQRQFFIRRDPGQQFGVLYTVDPDGTDRVLIDPIELDPSGRTTLDGFQPSWEGDKLAYLLSEGGTEESVLRVMDVATADVIDGPIDRTRFSSVAWLPGGAAFYYVRRQDPATLAPDEVQFHRRVRLHHLGADPDTDAEIFGGGLRITNYYSVGVTRDGKWLVIDAAEGTAPRNDVYLAPLAGADLAAPDLRPVIERRDAQTSITIRPDGRMFIWTDFEAPRGRLLHCRAENPQPEHWQDLVAESPDSVLESFRLSDGPDGPDQYLVVHRTSHTIGSLEVLDSHTGDLVRPVAVPGLGTIAGPVGRPEGGSENWYVYTDHTTTPNVYCYDAVSDTTMLWATPPGDVQIPRVVTQHVVYRSSDGTEVRMYVISSDGQPSRPRPTILYGYGGFGVSLPPAYNPSALAWVQSGGVYAIANLRGGSEEGEQWHRAGMLADKQNVFDDFHAAARWLIDTGWTTPAQLCISGGSNGGLLVGAALTQHPELYGGVICTAPLLDMIRYVTSQLGATWTVEYGDPSRPEEFAWLWQYSPYHRVRDGVPYPAVLMMVFDNDTRTDPMHGRKMVAALQHATTGTAPIILRTESDVGHGARALDKSVAEAAESLAFAAHITGLGDEER; from the coding sequence GTGACTTCAGACCATGCGCCGCGACTCCCCCTGGTGGACGATTACCACGGCACGCCGGTGGGCGACCCCTACCGCTGGTTGGAGGATCCTGCGACATTCCCAGAGGGGGACGCCACGCAGTGGCGCCAGTGGCGCCAGGACTGGGATCGAGCGCAGGCGGACCGTTACCAACAGGAAGCTGCCCAGTGGCGGCGCCGTGACGATTTTGCGGGCATCCTGACAAATCTGCTGGCAGGTGGATACCAGGGCCTGCCCGTGTGGCGCGGCCAGCGGCAGTTCTTCATCAGGCGCGACCCGGGCCAACAGTTCGGGGTGCTCTACACCGTCGACCCCGATGGCACCGACCGGGTGCTGATCGACCCGATCGAGTTGGATCCGTCGGGGCGCACGACGCTCGACGGGTTCCAGCCGTCATGGGAGGGCGACAAGCTCGCCTACCTGCTCAGCGAAGGCGGCACCGAGGAGTCCGTCCTGCGGGTCATGGACGTCGCCACCGCAGACGTCATCGACGGTCCGATCGACCGGACGAGGTTTTCGTCCGTGGCGTGGCTTCCCGGCGGCGCCGCGTTCTATTACGTCCGCCGCCAGGACCCTGCGACTCTGGCTCCCGACGAGGTGCAGTTCCACCGCCGGGTCCGACTGCATCACCTCGGCGCCGACCCCGACACCGACGCGGAGATCTTCGGCGGCGGGCTGCGCATCACCAACTACTACTCCGTGGGAGTCACCCGCGACGGCAAGTGGCTGGTCATCGATGCTGCGGAGGGGACGGCCCCGCGCAACGACGTCTATCTCGCCCCCCTCGCCGGCGCCGATCTGGCCGCCCCCGACCTGCGTCCGGTGATCGAGCGCCGGGACGCGCAGACGTCGATCACGATCCGCCCGGACGGGCGGATGTTCATCTGGACCGACTTCGAGGCTCCTCGCGGTCGACTGCTACATTGCCGCGCGGAAAACCCGCAGCCGGAGCACTGGCAGGATCTCGTCGCCGAGTCCCCGGACTCGGTGCTGGAGTCATTCCGGCTCAGCGACGGACCGGATGGACCTGATCAGTACCTCGTGGTGCACCGGACCAGCCACACCATCGGAAGTCTGGAGGTCCTCGACTCCCACACCGGTGACTTGGTGCGGCCGGTTGCGGTCCCGGGTCTGGGCACAATCGCGGGGCCCGTCGGACGTCCCGAGGGCGGCAGCGAGAACTGGTACGTCTACACCGATCACACCACCACTCCGAACGTCTACTGCTACGACGCCGTGTCCGACACCACGATGTTGTGGGCCACCCCGCCAGGCGACGTGCAGATCCCCCGCGTGGTCACCCAGCACGTGGTCTACCGCTCATCAGACGGCACCGAAGTGCGCATGTACGTCATCAGCTCCGACGGGCAGCCGTCGCGCCCGCGGCCGACGATCCTGTACGGATACGGCGGGTTCGGGGTGTCGTTACCCCCCGCCTACAACCCGTCGGCGTTGGCCTGGGTCCAATCCGGCGGGGTGTACGCGATCGCGAACCTACGGGGGGGATCGGAAGAAGGCGAACAGTGGCATCGCGCCGGCATGCTGGCCGACAAGCAGAACGTGTTCGACGACTTTCACGCCGCCGCGCGCTGGCTGATCGACACTGGCTGGACCACGCCGGCCCAACTGTGCATCAGCGGCGGCTCGAACGGCGGCCTGCTCGTCGGTGCCGCGCTCACGCAGCACCCCGAGTTGTACGGCGGGGTCATCTGTACCGCGCCGCTGCTCGACATGATCCGCTACGTCACGAGTCAGCTCGGCGCCACGTGGACCGTGGAGTACGGCGACCCCTCGCGCCCCGAAGAGTTCGCCTGGCTGTGGCAGTACAGCCCGTACCACCGGGTGCGCGACGGTGTGCCCTACCCGGCGGTGCTGATGATGGTGTTCGACAACGACACCCGCACCGACCCCATGCACGGCCGCAAGATGGTCGCCGCCTTGCAGCACGCCACGACAGGCACCGCCCCGATCATCTTGCGCACCGAGTCGGATGTCGGCCACGGCGCCCGCGCTCTGGACAAGTCCGTCGCCGAGGCCGCCGAGTCGCTGGCGTTCGCCGCTCACATCACCGGCCTGGGCGACGAGGAGCGCTGA